GTTGTCAAGGTCAAATATCCGAAACCTGATTCCGGCCTTTATTATCTGTCCATGGAAGTATCCTGCGTACTTTTCCATTAGTCTGGATGATCTCCGAGGTTGTAATGAGGTACGTACGTAGCTGTCGTTCGACGTTATGAAGGCGTCGGACCTCTTGCGTAAAAGGTCGGCGAAAGGAGCTTACATCGTTGTTGAGCTGAGATGACACATAAGTAGTCTTCATGGAGATGGCATAAGCATGTAGGCTTACGTCGCGAAACTCGCACAATCCAAGCTCACCCAGCGCAATCACAACCTCCCGATCGATTTCGTGAGAGATGTACAGCTGAACCAGGCTCATATCCGCCGAGCGGAAGAAGGTATCCTTTTGTGACATGGGTGGCATGAGCGCCAAGGCCCGGCTCGAAGTTGTGGAACAGCCTGTCGACGGGCAAAAGGAAACCCGTTGTTGAGACGATTTGACTGAGAATTTGACCAAATCGTGTCGAACTCCTTTTAAGCCCGATGCCGGTGGTGGCAGCACTTAATCGGAGTTTGCCCTTACCTTCAAGACTGCAGGGTAACACTTCACCTCACCACCAAACGTGGCTTCCTGGCAACTGTGTGCTTTCTATGATTGCCTCAGAACATTCGTTGTGCAACGAAGAAGGTGGTAGAAAGGATGATCGAATTGAGGTACTGAAGACCCTAGTCGCCTGCACCATCACGCACCCAACATAAAGGGACCGACGCCCGGGCCAACAGGAAGAAATAGCGGCTTGTAGAAGTTGGGTCTAATCAGCAACGCGCCATGCACGTCTTGGTGACGAAATCAAGCTTTGCGTTGTTAAGAATGCTATTGGTGAAATGGTGATGGTTGTGGGTCAACCGCCAGTAACCGAGTTAGCGTCGGCTCATTTTAGGTCGCTCTTAGCCACCGGCCTACAGTCGGAAATAAGGATACCAGAAGGTCAGTTGCGGAGACGTCTCTTCAGAACAAGGCAGATTTAGATTTCAAGTAATGAAGTAGTGAGTTCTCATGGCGGCTTGAATTGTGAGGGGTTTGGCTGTATGACGTGATCAAACCAACAGTTGAACTGAACAGAGATCGTACAAGACGTGATACACCAGTTACTCGGGTATGTTAGGATCCCGAAAGGTTCAAGTACAAGGAAATTAACCGTTTCGGTATCATTGGTAGTGCTTTGAACTCTAATTCAAGCCTGAACCAGCTCCCTGGGATGGACATGTCATCTATGCCTCTGTCGTATGATTCATTCAGTAGAGGTCACGCCACTGATCGCCTAGCACGATCGATCGTCAACTTTAATCTCTAGAAAATCGCCTCCTTATCTGGTTATATATACAGCGGCTGTCCTCTCATACCAAAAGTCCATTTTTCTGCTTCAAACTAATTACGTTATCATATTATCGTATCCTGTAACAAGTAAGCCACCCTGAATAGCAACATAATTGACATAGTAACAGCATGCCTTGCCAAACTAGACGATTCCATGGATGAACGCATCAACAACGAACGAACTGAACCAGCATTGTCTGGAGAAGCTACTCTGTCAGTTCATAACACCAGCCAACAATTTAGGCTCACCAACTCCTTGAAAACCTTTGAGGGATGCAAAAGGGCTGATGCTGGTAACTGCCTAACGTTTCCTACGGCACAACTCTCACCAAGTGACCAAGCATCTACTCATCTACCCATGTCCCTTACCCAACAATGGAGCCCCGCTGGAAGCCGTCGTCCGAGCTACAGTATGGAAGAGTATAGACATGAGCTCCATATGGCACTAATCTGTGATGTTAAGACAGGGCCCGGATTTAGCGAGGGGTCATGCGCTTATAGCCCAATCTGACCTACGAGTCTGTTGACGATCCTTAAATCACCACTACCATTTTGCCTGTTGGGAGATTGTCAATCTAGTTTCCTCAGGCCCTGTTTGTAGAGCAAGATTGCGTCCCCTAAAATGTGGTATCGAACGATTGAAATTGATAGCTTGAGGCTCACTCTGGTAAGCACCAGGGTGCCTTCAAAGGACTGATGCCAATAATCGTAatgcttgatgatgaatgatTTATTCTCCCGGCACATCGGGAGGGTGACTGTATTTATGAAAGGCAGCTAGGGTATCAACAAGAGAGTGCGTGGAAACTTGTATTATGACACCTGGGTCGTAATTGAGATGTAAGTCGAATGGAAACGAAGAAAAAAGAGGGTCGCTGGAATTGGATTCGGATTGAGCGAAGGGGAGCTATTCAAACCGTTTCTTGGACTCGCCCCCTGAAACAATGGTACATCCATGTCAGCTTACGTACCGCGCTTGAAGGGCACATCTATTTCTGTTACGTGGTGATTTCATAGGACCTGGTGTCTGTTTTGCCATGAGTTTGATGTACTTAAAACCTACTACTTATGCTACCATCGTAATCTGGCAAGAGCTCGCCGTATCAGCGGAAAGTGTATTCATGGCAGGGACCTTTATACACCCATGGGACTGAGTACACAACTTCAGAAGCAATCACTAGGTAATGGTAGTAATCAAACCGTGAGTAATGAAGAGAGAAGTGCGGAAAAGGGCCTGAGAATGTACGGTATGGCGCGCATCGCTAACTGCTTGATATCTATCACTGATGATCGTGGCATGGAAAGTGTGAAGTCACATAGCAAGATTGGACCTCGAATTATAGCATTGAAAAGAACAATTAGAATTACCTTGTCCGGCGAAAGGTGGTTGTGGAGCCGTGCCTGCTTCCATGCTCAGTTTTGGCTAAACGATTGCTGAGACCCTGAAATCACCATATGGGCGTTACAATTAAGTCCCCCGAAAAATAATGATGGAACGATTTTCACTTTGAGCTCTAATTAAGCTATCAATCCTTCGCGGGCATACGTGCATTAGTCGCCGCAACAAAATGCCCCTAGGTAATCAACTCTCTACTGCAGTCGTCATGATGGATGTTGCACTTGATGAGTGTTGGCCCATCCCTGTTCGCCATTGCTTGCTGACCGCGATGGATGACCAGTTGGCAAGCGCTAGGCTATCAAAGCAGCAATTAGAGCTTAAGACACGTTTTTAGCATAGATATGACTATCAAAGGGCCAGATATCAAATCGACATGCCGATAATCTTCGCTATGGCATCGTTATTACTTTAACCCATTGCTCTATAGTTGCATGGAGTCAGATGAATTCATTATATGTATCGAAATGCCCTCGAAAAGCGCTCTATCCACATACCAAAGCCAAGGCAGGCTACCTGGCCGCAAGGAACCTGGGCCAAAAGTAAAACCGACCCAAGGCCGCAAATATAAAGTGTAAAAGCCTGTCACAAGAAAAGAGGGGACCTAttcaagggcaaggaggCTTGCAGTGGTGATGTTTCTCTATTATTATTTAGTTTATGGCCCTGATAACCGGAAATCGGTCAATGGATATCGGAAGTCACTCCATAAGGAAGCAGCAGAGTATTTTAAAGTCCCTAGGCAAAATATATCAACCTGGTGGAAGCAAGACCTTTAGTCTCAAGAGGCAAAAACGAAGCTATTCGCCACAGTGGCCCCAGCTCGAGAATCAGCTGTTTCAGAAattcatggtgttgagagcGAAATAGTGCGCTGTAACTACTGGATGGTTCAGAAAGCGGGCAAGATATATATTCAGAAAATCGGTGAAGAATGAAGGCCAAGCGAAGTTATTCACATTCTCTCATATCTGGCTTGCAGATGTTTAATATCGTCACAAGAAGAGTTACCAAGCGGCAACGAGGAAGGCGGAGGCATACGGAGATATACGTACGTCATTTTGCAAGTTCATCCGGCGAGTACAACACGGTGAACGGTTATCACCATTGAAACGGCATTTATTGCCAAATATGGAAATTGAATCCATCCTCGATACGCCCAAGAGACACATCGAAAGATGGTATACCTTAAATTCGACGAGACCCCAAGTCCCTTCTCAAATGAAACCGCAAGTACCTGGGATTTAGGGGGCGCCCAAAACGGTCTCTGTGAAGGCAGCCCGAACTGGGTGGGAAAAGCGGTAGGCAATTCTGACTCTGTACTTCTTGGGTGACAGAATCTGCCGGCTTCCACCTACAATCATATTCTACGGGTCTGATGGTGATAATGCGAGGATTCCTAAGGATGGGAGTGATTAGTATACTCTAGGGATTACTGtgatatataataagtatatatataataacgGGGTCCTATTCCAGAAGTAAATTAAGTAGGGTCTATTGCCTATTAAGTCGGAAATAAAGGATTTCCTTTTGGTAATAGATACTGCCCCTTTCTACCCTACAGAGGGGGTAAAAAGCAAGCTCAAACAATATCCATGAACTCTGGCTCTTATGCCTGCAGGCTATATGAGATTACTTCAGCCATTTAATATTACAATTAATATGCCCTTTAAAGGGTGGCTAATATAGGATATGATATTATATGAGCTAGAAATCAAGTAAAAAGGGTAGACCTAATGGTCAGTCAGTGACCgaagaaaataaaaataaataaaaaaacaCTAAGAGATGATAGATGAGTCGTtccttgttgttggtattACTGTGAAGCCTGATAGAAGTCAGTGTAACCTCATTTCTATAAATGGAATCGAAAACATTAACTGTATGGGTTGGGAGACCGCTGCGGATATACATATCAAGTCTGAAGAGCTTGCAGATCGTCTATGCGATACGAGGAAATTACCTATGGTCCGGATGAAGATTTCGATGAAGATACCCTCGTTTATACACTTTAACAGCTGAAAGTCCCCCAGCTATAAAAGATTCTCTCCTTTAATAAGCTTCTAACGAAAGGGAAGACGAATGAACTGGTAGAACCACTACGAAGGCAGTTTCCTGAAGAGGAAATAAAGAATGACTTAATTACAGTGAGAATTGGCAACTGAAGTGTTATATTTGAAGCACAATACCCTCATAGTTGTTTCTAACcgtcaagaccatcatcaacccAGAAAAATGCCTGCCCTTCTCGCCACTCGCGATACCGGCCGCGTCTCGGGCGTCGGTCTCGTAGTCAGAGGTCACATCTGTATAGCATCATCATTTAGATAAAAACACTCGCGCTTTTACACAGCAATATAGATGGTATCAATGAATTCATATGCCGAATTTGAAGTCATTCCGATGCAGAGTTATCGAGAAAGGCGTGAGTGGATTGATGACCAGAGGTCACGTTGAACCCTCATACTAACCACATTGGGACGAGAGCTTGAACGGTGGCGCGGCGCTAGAATCCACGGGTAGGGTCGAGTTTCGTAAGTTCTTATGGTACTCGTGCTCCCTATAACTTCTATGTAAAGGATGTTTATGAAGTTTTCTTTGAGATCTAATTAAAATGGACTAGAGATTGTGGATGGTAAGGTGAAAATAACAACGAGGCGTGAATCTAGTTGGTAGAGGCACGCGACAAGCACGTAAAGTCAGCATAGCATATGAGTAAACAGAATCATACGATTGCCATTAATAATGTGTCCATCTAATATAGAGTTCAGAGGGTTAGATAAAGTAAACCAGTGTCGTGGTTCCCCAAGAGCGCCATTCACATGACAATACCCAGTTGGAATGATCTGACGTGGTgaagttaaataaatataaaaagtgCTTATTGGTGTGGGTGGTGACCAACATATCCACTCAACTGGTCTTGCTGTGTTCCTAGTACGTCATACTACCAAGATTGACATCTCATTTTGTAACATGGCAGACTGAAGGAATCTCATTAACAGAGATCAGAAGCGGGGTCATGGTATTCAGGCGAACATTTGACCAGGAATACAAGTACCTATGTACCATATACCGTACACCCGAGAATTCATCAATAGGTGACATATGACACTAGGAACACGGTGTGGACTCATTGGGCATAATGCAGGTTACATTACTCGCAAGTGATTCATAAGTTTGAAATTGAGTTCAGCCGACGGCCATCGTGTTGTTAGCTGGCACGTGGCTTTCCTATTGCTGACAGCTCCTGATGATGTGCTAGAATAATTGCTTGAAGGGCCGACCAGAACTTTGGGAACATAGCCACCTAACGCCATATTGATGCGATTGTGCGGTTACTGCCTAGGAATAGTAGATGACAGCGACAGCAATTAGACTGAGTTGATAACTCCTCCGTCTGGAAAACTCAGCGATCtgtttgatgatgtttgGATCTAGCTGCATTAACTTTACCATCAAACCGGTGATGGACCGTTGGATAGAAACATAGTTTCCATGCATTAATTCAATGTTTTTATCAGATAATATTTGACATTTTACCATTGAAAATAGGTTACATagaagcagctcaagaaaTGAGGactttaaaataaaaagatttaAATACAACTTGCGTGATTGACTTCATAGCCAGTTCCCCAACAAAGAACATATGTTCAGTAGAAATGActgaagaggaaaagaaataCAATCACCTCAGTCAATCTCGATCTCATACCCTCAGTAACGACACATCACCTCCCCTCACATGCCTTTCTGATGCTTATGATGGGCACCAGCGACAGTCTTCACCTCAACGATGGTCTTCTGGCCCGTATCCGCTACTGCATGGGCAACCACCTCTTCCCCAAATGGCCACTCGCCGGCCATTTTCTCCGGTGTATCATAGTCTGCATAATCAAGAGGATCAAGTAACTTACGGGCTGCTACATAGGCATCGGCCCGGTGTATAAATGCCCCCTCAATCTGCGTCTCCTGCACACAACCCGTCCGGTCCTTGTtattgttgtttatattgcgcagtagtgctgggtgaaaatatattttatgaAACTTGGTTGTTCATtagtgagatgagagttcttctcaggtttatatctctaaatgatttcatctaggactttaaactttaaatctaggactttcagactgttattctgaatcctgaagggaagggggatccccggattttccaacagtTATAGTCAATCATTGTCTGCAGGACATAATGCAACGAACGTATCTCTTTCGGCATTAATATGCCGCCATTGGAATCCATCAGTAGCTTCTCCTCATTGGGAGTAGCTTGTATCGAGATCAACAAGACTTGGCCAGCAGGCGCCTTAGCGTAGACGAGAACGCCGTCGCCATGATCCCATTCTTCGGTGCTGCTTAAGTGAATGGCATATTCAACAAAGTCCTCAGGTTTATGGCGCAGCGTGTCCAAGACCCTGAAGGCGGAGTTTTTGGCGGCTTCGAGGGTAGCATTAGTGCCGAGGATATAGATGGATTGCTTAGCTCCGGAAGGGTCGACGTGGTAATCGATGACCGTCAGAAGAATGTGGTACAGTAGCTCTGGACTACTCGACATGACGAAGAATATGTAACCTCGGCAGTTGGTCCGTGTAAGTATATTTGAGTCGTGTGTTTGTATATAGGATGTAGTTTTTATGAGGAAAATATTATTCTGTTTCTAATGCTCGCGGTGGGTGGTATATGCTCGTTATCAGGTATACCTTTCATCTCAAGAACCTGATCTTATGGATTTCCCAACTTATTGTTCTTATTACTTCATTTCTGATCATATGAGCAAGTTTAAAATTCAAAAAGAAATTACATTACTAACCAAGTCTGACGCAAGTGGCCGCTGTATCCCAGATTGCCTAGCAGACTATGAAAGCCCAATCTACCCACGGCATTCTTGGCTTAATAATTCCGATGGATCCAGTCAATAGTTTCGCTCAGTTCCTTCGCTGACTTAGCTATATGTGCCTCCTCGTCACTGTCCAACGTCATCTGAATAGTACTCAAAACTCCCTTCTTCCCGATGACAGCGGGCAAGCTGAAATAGCAACTAAAGTCAGGTTGGAAATGGCTGACGGGACGAACATTGCGCTTGTCCAAGAAGATAGAGGCACACAAAATAGACACAATAGAGCCAAGCCCAAAGGGAGTCGAACCCTTAGCTCTGATTATGCTCTGCGACCAATGCTTGCATTCATCCTCAAGCTCGACACGGTCAAGAATGTTGGGGGGGATCGATGTGTTAATGGGGACGCCAGCAACTGTTGCCGCTGACCATGCTACAACCTGGGGGCTTCCGTGTACGCCCAACACGTGGATGTCTATCGAATTAGCCGCAATCTAGAACTTCATTAGCCCAACTTCAGAGAACACAAGATCCATATGCACTCACTCCAGCCCGCATGGCCACGAGCCCACGGAGCCGCACCGAGTCTAGGAACGTGCCTGAGCCCAAGACTTGAGATGTCGGAAGTCCGGAGATTTCATGAGCGAGGGACGTGAGCAGGTCGACAGGGTTTGACACCACAAGTAGGATTGTGTCTGATCTGAACGGCTTCATTGCCTCGACTACTTCCCGAACAATTGACATGTTCCGGGATGTATAGTCGATGGTTGTTTGGCCTAGAGAACATGAAGTGAGCCTCACGCGCTTAATCACAGCAAGCAAACAGgattttcttctttggccGCTTACCTATCATGTGCTTGGATCCAGCTGTGAGGACCACAATGTCGGCCTTGGCTGCCTCATGGTGTGAGGCTGCTCGCACGCGCGTGCTGCTGTTACAACTATAGGCCACGTCGGAAAGGTCACGGACTTGGCCGTCTCTCAATTCGATATCGATGTCGACGAGGAGTAACTCGCTCACAAAAGAGGCAAGTATGATGGAGTATGCTGCGGCGCCTCCGACCTGGCCCACGCCGACAATTGCGATCTGAGAAACCAAATTCATGGTTCTAGAGAGCTGTTCCAACTACCAGATTGATGCTTTTGCAGCCCTAAGGTGCCCACGTTGCCTTTAATAAGGCAATTCAGCCCCGTATGCTGTAGAAGCCCAGGGTCCGTCTTTCCGAACAAACCGGGGCATCGCCCGTACGCCGCATGGGACAACCACCTGGCCCCGGTTGCTTACTTTCTTAGCGCAcagctaatataaatactaagcATACATTTTTGTCTATTGAGTGCGCCTAGGTTGCCAGGACCCCGCTTTACGCAAGCTCTGATtaacgatgacgacgatggcATCAGCCACGACCAGCCCGCCAACAACCCAGATCCGTTCAATCAGGGAATCCATACTTCCACGAACCTTATCAGAGGCACGGTGCGGTAACCTAACAGTACCTCAGTTGTTTGCTTATGGCGGAttacaccaccaacaccgccGTAATAATAACATACGTCTACGTACAGGTTGCTTTCGTCACTGCGCGTACGTGGTGCAACGAATTCATCTGGTTCCAATGGGTGCTACGTTCCCAGGTTTCCGAGGCCTTTGGCCATGAAAATTGTCGTAGGGGCGTTGGGGAAGGGGAATGGGCCCGAATAACCAGTTTGGTAATATTTTCCAGTAATAGCTTAAGGATGATCGCATCCCGTTGGTGAAGTGGTATGTGAGATTAAAGTTGGAAAACAGGGGAAATATGCAAAAGGCTCGGTAATTAAGACTTTCGGGGATAGAGAATAACGGTTCCTATTTAATTATTGCTATTAGCTGCTTATGATTTGGGAtgatttatatattagagGCGCCtaaggctgaggagaagcaCTCCTGTACACTATAGGTGTTTTCAGGAGGATTCACTATAAACTTATTTCCAACTGCACAGTTGCTGATGACCACTCCCAAATTATCACCAAAACTCGACATCTCTCCATGATCTGAATCTATGCACGGGGCGGGTGGCAGAACTAAACTAAATAATTTCAATGCATTGATTCTGCCAAGAAAAGACAGCAGAAAGCAAAAGAGACTGGTAATATGAGGATCTACCTAATCGAGACGTCTTACAATCATATCTCGCTGTTTCTTTGCTATAGCCACCAATGCGTGGGCATGTTCGAGGCAGGCGCCTTTGATCTCATTAAAGGACACGCGATCAGAGTCGTAATCTATTGTGATCTGGAGGATATAATACAACGGGTCAGTATCCCCAGGCGTCGCGATGGGTTCGTCAGATGCAGCAAGTCTGTCTGATGTTCTGTTTAATCAAGATGTTTGCAGTAACGTTTTGCCCTAATAACTATGTTTCTAATTTCAGCAGTGGAAGTTTACGCTTGTTTGACAGTGTAGTCACTCTTATCTCATCCTCTAAATCTCTTATATTCATAGATATCTGGCCTGTCGTGTTATCCCCTTGAATGAGTTGAGGCTCCATTAAGCATATCGTCCCACCTCAGTTATATGCAAGAAAGCCTTATTAGAAAGGTAACACATAAGGAAATTCTTTACTAAAATAAGGATAATGTTTATAACGCCTATATCATGAGGACTTCGAAAACGGCGAGAATGGATGTAAAATAATGCACATTTTAACCTTTGCGAATCTGTTAATAACATCTCTCTTCATTAACCTGACTGGAGGCTTACTATGCTAAAGGAGATAGGTTTCGCCTATGTGATTACAAAAACACCCTAACGAGCCCTCGTCTGTAATACGCCATACGCTCCCGACGCAAATGTTGCCCTATACAGCATCCAAGACCACTCCATGGGCACCCCCAGCTAACGCACCACTAAAATTTTAATCCTACCACATAAATTCTGAATAACCTGCTTAGTATATAGTTCTAAGTGACTCCTTGACGATCCTGGTAGTCTAGTGCTTGCCCAATCCTTGTTATCCTGTTagcaagaaaagaaaaaagaaaagaaaagaagaaggaaacaAAACCTACAGATGCTTATACTTCCAGAACCAAATTCATCTGCAGTAGACAACAAGGAACCGAAGCAAAGACACAACTGTAAGCCAAGAAATCGCAGTTCAATCGCATAGTATAAAACAAGATGGGAAGCATAATTACAATGATCTGCCGAAGAAGACCTTGATTGGAAATCCGTGAATGTAACCAGCGGGCTTTTATGCGGGCATTAAATGAGACAAGAGGACAAAGCAAAGTATTCTAATGCCTGGGCCTCAAAGTGCAAGAGTTAAATAGTGAAGATTGCGGCATAGACTTCAACTGCATTTTAATCGAGAAATAtcttgccaagaagagaaacaagaCGTATCGACTTCTCATCCTATTCCTAGGCTCTATATTTCAATTAAATAGTAGTGAGAACCTTTATTCAGGACCTGAAATGATAACAACAAACCCCATTTTACCGAGGAATAAGGTCTTAAGATCTTCCTTAACATGAAACTGAATCCTTCCGGCGGCTGGTTGTGTATGGGTAAGGCTCTTGGAGTTGAGGGCTTGATTGACCCAGAAGGAAGAGTATAAGATCACATGCGAAAATAAGGAGTTCGTGGAGCCTTGGACATAAACTTTCCAGATCAGACCACAACAGGCCAAGGCCGATGGCGGACCATGGTCACGGCGCAGGAATTCCAACGAGAAGTTCAAGCTACGTAAGCCTAATATAGGCTCGAAGTGATTTAGAATATAAATCCGGCAGTTACACGCTTCATGCATTTTGGAATAATAGGCTAAGTAGTCTAATTAAGAAACCATCAAGCAAATTGCTTGAAGCAATCATGAcgatattaaataatacccCACCAAGTCAAGATGACCAAACTTTAGGGTATCTAATCGAAGGATGGCTCTAATAGCTTCctataattactattattatggtttttttaatcttatataacGTGTTTGATAAGCATGCGACGCAGATAAGCATGCGACGCACTTTTCTTACCCTTTAAGCTAGAACTTGCTTTAAATCCACCACAAACTAtctaatcaattaaaactacttactatactcttccccaAATGTCTCAATTactacctgacaggtccttgcattatgcccggcCTTGCCGCATACACCACAACGCCGACCACCCGGTCGCTGTGACCTTCCTCGACCACCACTTCTTGACGATTCAGCCACTACCtgcgcatcaacatccatctgatcaattacttgcGATGCTTCCTGTACAGTCATAGCCCCTCCTCTCTGTAATCtagttctttttgccctgcggcgccggcttagtatctcatttgcatctcgaagattTCGGACCTCATTCCTCAATAAGACAACCTCATGCATAACTGCCCTTGTTGCTTTAGTATTTGACTTTAAAGCTTCTAttattgactctggggagctgcCTTtatgtcttctgattcgtttttcgaggtattcagactgagattg
This genomic interval from Fusarium oxysporum f. sp. lycopersici 4287 chromosome 3, whole genome shotgun sequence contains the following:
- a CDS encoding L-lactate dehydrogenase gives rise to the protein MNLVSQIAIVGVGQVGGAAAYSIILASFVSELLLVDIDIELRDGQVRDLSDVAYSCNSSTRVRAASHHEAAKADIVVLTAGSKHMIGQTTIDYTSRNMSIVREVVEAMKPFRSDTILLVVSNPVDLLTSLAHEISGLPTSQVLGSGTFLDSVRLRGLVAMRAGIAANSIDIHVLGVHGSPQVVAWSAATVAGVPINTSIPPNILDRVELEDECKHWSQSIIRAKGSTPFGLGSIVSILCASIFLDKRNVRPVSHFQPDFSCYFSLPAVIGKKGVLSTIQMTLDSDEEAHIAKSAKELSETIDWIHRNY